Proteins encoded in a region of the Nicotiana tomentosiformis chromosome 9, ASM39032v3, whole genome shotgun sequence genome:
- the LOC104110321 gene encoding protein PAM71-homolog, chloroplastic, whose amino-acid sequence MQGLALQTSNSIASSYGKRKLSFLNVVDSLPSKPFIPRRNILPSLLRCTGLPKLHQRHSRIIPYASNVGVGSGNFEESQGNESQKISMDQPSADGSSKIEALPTQIPYPLSIALVLCGCSLVFSLIAFTKGGPSSLIAAFAKSGFTAAFSLIFVSEIGDKTFFIAALLAMQYKRILVLLGSMGALSLMTVLSVIIGRIFHSVPAQFQTTLPIGEYAAVALLFFFGLKSIKDAWELPSKEVETGEKSSQELDEFAEAEELVKEKASKKLTNPLEILWKSFSLVFFAEWGDRSMLATIALGAAQSPWGVASGAIAGHLVATSIAILGGGFLANYISEKLVGYLGGILFLIFAVATLFGVF is encoded by the exons atgcaGGGCTTGGCTCTTCAGACATCTAATTCTATAGCATCAAGTTATGGGAAGAGAAAGCTTTCATTTTTGAATGTGGTGGATTCTTTGCCTAGTAAACCATTCATTCCTAGAAGGAATATTTTGCCTTCTTTAT TAAGATGTACAGGGCTGCCTAAGTTGCaccaaaggcatagcagaattaTACCATATGCATCTAATGTTGGTGTCGGATCTGGAAATTTCGAAGAAAGTCAAGGAAATGAAAGCCAAAAAATTTCGATGGATCAGCCATCTGCAGATGGTTCATCAAAAAT tGAGGCACTTCCTACTCAAATTCCTTATCCTCTCTCTATAGCTCTTGTGCTATGTGGATGTTCTTTAGTATTTTCGCTGATTGCCTTCACGAAAGGAGGACCCTCATCACTCATTGCAGCATTCGCCAAGTCAGGGTTCACTGCTGCATTCTCGTTGATATTTGTTTCTGAGATTGGAGACAAG ACATTTTTCATTGCTGCCCTCTTGGCCATGCAATATAAGAGAATACTG GTTCTTTTGGGATCAATGGGTGCTCTTTCACTTATGACGGTTCTCTCTGTCATAATAGGACGGATCTTTCATTCAGTACCTGCTCAGTTTCAAACAA CCTTGCCTATTGGAGAATATGCGGCTGTTGCGCTCTTGTTCTTTTTTGGTCTCAAATCAATTAAAGATGCATGGGAACTTCCAAGTAAAGAGGTAGAGACTGGTGAAAAGAGTAGTCAGGAACTTGATGAATTTGCTGAAGCTGAGGAGCTTGTGAAGGAAAAG GCGTCGAAAAAGCTCACAAATCCACTTGAAATTTTGTGGAAGTCCTTTAGCCTTGTATTTTTTGCT GAATGGGGAGATCGATCGATGCTTGCTACAATAGCGCTTGGTGCAGCTCAG TCTCCGTGGGGCGTGGCAAGTGGTGCCATTGCCGGACACCTGGTTGCGACATCTATTGCAATACTAGGAGGCGGGTTTCTTGCCAATTACATTTCTGAGAAACTG GTTGGCTACTTGGGCGGAATCCTATTTTTAATATTTGCTGTTGCTACTTTGTTTGGAGTGTTTTAA